A single region of the Myripristis murdjan chromosome 3, fMyrMur1.1, whole genome shotgun sequence genome encodes:
- the slc35c1 gene encoding GDP-fucose transporter 1 isoform X2, with protein MALANNSDSADPDGHGETFLLRAVRIAAVVALYWFISITMVFLNNYLLDNRELDAPLFVTFYQCVVTVGLCWLLQSLSSFCPGLISFPELRFDLKVCREVLPLSVVFIGMITFNNLCLKHVGVAFYTVGRSLSTVFNVLLSYVVLKQGTSFKAILCCGVILGGFWLGVDQEGVAGSLSWTGVCFGVLASACVSLNAIYTKKVMPAVDDNIWKLSFYNNVNACVLFVPLIIVFGELGHVASFSLLTDLKFWGMMTLGGVFGFAIGYVTGLQIKYTSPLTHNVSGTAKACAQTVIAVVYNSSSKSLLWWTSNMMVLGGSSAYTWVRGQEMKRVSPKIPQDSAKEKLLPAEKSNMAV; from the exons ATGGCTCTGGCCAACAACTCGGACTCCGCGGATCCGGATGGACACGGAGAGACTTTCCTCCTGCGCGCCGTCAGGATAGCGGCTGTGGTTGCGCTTTATTGGTTCATCTCCATAACCATGGTCTTCCTCAACAATTACCTCCTGGATAACCGTGAGCTGGACGCGCCTTTGTTTGTGACTTTCTACCAGTGCGTGGTGACCGTGGGGCTGTGCTGGCTCCTGCAGTCCCTGTCCTCCTTCTGCCCGGGGCTCATCAGCTTCCCGGAGCTCCGCTTTGACCTGAAGGTGTGCCGGGAGGTGCTGCCGCTGTCGGTGGTCTTCATCGGCATGATCACCTTCAACAACCTGTGTCTCAAACACGTGGGAGTCGCTTTCTACACGGTGGGCCGCTCCCTCAGCACCGTCTTCAATGTGCTGCTGTCGTACGTGGTGCTGAAGCAGGGCACCTCTTTCAAAGCCATTCTCTGCTGTGGAGTCATCCTAG GTGGATTCTGGCTCGGCGTGGACCAGGAGGGCGTGGCCGGCTCCCTGTCCTGGACGGGCGTGTGTTTCGGGGTGCTGGCCAGCGCCTGCGTCTCGCTCAACGCCATCTACACCAAGAAAGTGATGCCGGCGGTGGACGACAACATCTGGAAGCTGTCCTTCTACAACAACGTCAACGCCTGCGTCCTCTTCGTCCCGCTCATCATTGTGTTTGGCGAGCTGGGCCACGTGGCCAGCTTCAGCCTCCTCACTGACCTCAAGTTCTGGGGCATGATGACTCTCGGGGGAGTGTTTGGGTTCGCCATCGGCTACGTCACGGGCCTCCAGATTAAATACACCAGCCCCCTCACACACAACGTGTCAGGGACGGCGAAGGCCTGCGCGCAGACTGTCATCGCTGTGGTGTATAACTCGTCCAGCAAGAGCCTGCTGTGGTGGACCAGTAACATGATGGTGCTGGGCGGCTCATCGGCCTACACttgggtcagaggtcaggaaatgaagaggGTTTCCCCGAAAATCCCTCAGGATTCAGCCAAGGAGAAACTGCTGCCAGCTGAGAAGAGCAACATGGCGGTGTAA
- the slc35c1 gene encoding GDP-fucose transporter 1 isoform X1 — protein sequence MNRTQLKRSNILRMALANNSDSADPDGHGETFLLRAVRIAAVVALYWFISITMVFLNNYLLDNRELDAPLFVTFYQCVVTVGLCWLLQSLSSFCPGLISFPELRFDLKVCREVLPLSVVFIGMITFNNLCLKHVGVAFYTVGRSLSTVFNVLLSYVVLKQGTSFKAILCCGVILGGFWLGVDQEGVAGSLSWTGVCFGVLASACVSLNAIYTKKVMPAVDDNIWKLSFYNNVNACVLFVPLIIVFGELGHVASFSLLTDLKFWGMMTLGGVFGFAIGYVTGLQIKYTSPLTHNVSGTAKACAQTVIAVVYNSSSKSLLWWTSNMMVLGGSSAYTWVRGQEMKRVSPKIPQDSAKEKLLPAEKSNMAV from the exons ATGAACAGGACGCAGCTGAAGCGGTCTAACATCTTGAGGATGGCTCTGGCCAACAACTCGGACTCCGCGGATCCGGATGGACACGGAGAGACTTTCCTCCTGCGCGCCGTCAGGATAGCGGCTGTGGTTGCGCTTTATTGGTTCATCTCCATAACCATGGTCTTCCTCAACAATTACCTCCTGGATAACCGTGAGCTGGACGCGCCTTTGTTTGTGACTTTCTACCAGTGCGTGGTGACCGTGGGGCTGTGCTGGCTCCTGCAGTCCCTGTCCTCCTTCTGCCCGGGGCTCATCAGCTTCCCGGAGCTCCGCTTTGACCTGAAGGTGTGCCGGGAGGTGCTGCCGCTGTCGGTGGTCTTCATCGGCATGATCACCTTCAACAACCTGTGTCTCAAACACGTGGGAGTCGCTTTCTACACGGTGGGCCGCTCCCTCAGCACCGTCTTCAATGTGCTGCTGTCGTACGTGGTGCTGAAGCAGGGCACCTCTTTCAAAGCCATTCTCTGCTGTGGAGTCATCCTAG GTGGATTCTGGCTCGGCGTGGACCAGGAGGGCGTGGCCGGCTCCCTGTCCTGGACGGGCGTGTGTTTCGGGGTGCTGGCCAGCGCCTGCGTCTCGCTCAACGCCATCTACACCAAGAAAGTGATGCCGGCGGTGGACGACAACATCTGGAAGCTGTCCTTCTACAACAACGTCAACGCCTGCGTCCTCTTCGTCCCGCTCATCATTGTGTTTGGCGAGCTGGGCCACGTGGCCAGCTTCAGCCTCCTCACTGACCTCAAGTTCTGGGGCATGATGACTCTCGGGGGAGTGTTTGGGTTCGCCATCGGCTACGTCACGGGCCTCCAGATTAAATACACCAGCCCCCTCACACACAACGTGTCAGGGACGGCGAAGGCCTGCGCGCAGACTGTCATCGCTGTGGTGTATAACTCGTCCAGCAAGAGCCTGCTGTGGTGGACCAGTAACATGATGGTGCTGGGCGGCTCATCGGCCTACACttgggtcagaggtcaggaaatgaagaggGTTTCCCCGAAAATCCCTCAGGATTCAGCCAAGGAGAAACTGCTGCCAGCTGAGAAGAGCAACATGGCGGTGTAA